A single window of Rubripirellula lacrimiformis DNA harbors:
- a CDS encoding zinc-binding metallopeptidase family protein, translating into MRAYECQCGGPLFFHSTQCEGCGQTVGMCASCLQVTAMRSTAGGHWQCVCCNSEWNLCDNRCNHGVCNGVVSVANLPAETTPSQSMQMAPKLVSADANLCWFCSLNRVIPDLSIVGNLQKWRRLEFAKHRVLHGVHQIGLPIFADSDSVQPRLTFDFKSSEVESVSTGHQNGVITIDIDEADSVQRERIRVKFGEPQRTLVGHFRHELGHYFWDVCVNPRRLDDYRQLFGDHVHPNYTDAQQAYYAGGPPIDWQDRFISEYATMHPWEDFAETFNAYLDMAAIVSTSTHFNKLTVNVDGHDFDQLLDAYQGIGIAVNELNRDIGLLDLVPEVFNPSVVQKLRFVHSLANGC; encoded by the coding sequence CGGCGGGCCGTTGTTCTTTCACAGCACTCAGTGCGAAGGTTGCGGTCAGACGGTCGGAATGTGCGCATCGTGCCTGCAGGTGACCGCGATGCGTTCCACCGCCGGTGGGCATTGGCAATGCGTTTGCTGCAACAGCGAATGGAACCTGTGCGATAATCGGTGCAATCACGGTGTCTGCAACGGTGTTGTTTCGGTTGCGAATCTGCCCGCTGAAACCACGCCATCTCAGTCGATGCAGATGGCACCCAAGCTGGTCAGCGCTGACGCCAACCTTTGCTGGTTCTGCTCACTGAACCGAGTCATCCCCGACCTTTCAATTGTCGGGAACTTACAGAAGTGGCGGCGGCTGGAATTCGCCAAGCATCGTGTTCTGCATGGTGTGCATCAGATCGGGCTGCCGATTTTTGCCGACAGCGATTCGGTACAGCCTCGTTTGACGTTCGATTTCAAGTCCTCCGAAGTCGAGTCGGTTTCGACAGGTCATCAAAACGGCGTGATCACGATCGACATTGACGAAGCGGACAGCGTTCAACGCGAGAGGATTCGCGTCAAGTTCGGCGAGCCGCAGCGGACCCTTGTGGGGCACTTTCGACACGAACTTGGTCACTACTTTTGGGATGTGTGTGTCAATCCACGGCGCCTTGACGACTACCGTCAGCTATTCGGCGACCACGTCCATCCGAACTACACCGATGCGCAGCAAGCATATTACGCCGGTGGTCCACCGATCGATTGGCAGGATCGTTTCATCAGCGAATATGCGACGATGCATCCTTGGGAAGACTTCGCTGAAACGTTCAACGCCTACCTGGATATGGCCGCGATCGTCAGCACGTCGACTCACTTCAACAAGTTAACCGTCAACGTCGACGGACACGACTTTGACCAACTGCTCGACGCTTATCAGGGCATCGGGATCGCTGTTAACGAATTGAACCGTGACATCGGGCTGTTGGATTTGGTCCCCGAGGTGTTCAACCCGTCGGTTGTCCAAAAACTTCGCTTTGTCCACTCGCTCGCCAACGGCTGTTGA